Below is a genomic region from Dehalococcoidia bacterium.
GGCCGGTTCGCGGTGAACATGCGGGCGCGGCTCTTGCCGAAGTTCATGGCCTGGCTGTTCGTCCCTTGCGCTTGGCGCATCATGAACAGCAGGATCGCCCCGAAGAAGAGGAGCGGCAGAAAGTTGACGAAAAGCGTGATCCAGCTGCCGAACTGGCTCGGCTCTTTGACGACGATCTGGATCCCGTCCTGTCCGACCGGGATCCCCTCTCGCTCGAAAATCTGAACGAGGCTCGTGTTCGGCTCCTTGCGCGACGTAAACCGGTCCCGGTTGTTCGGCTGGTAGATCGTCAGCGCGTCGCCTTGAACCTCAATCTTGCTGATCTGCTGCTTGCGCGCCATGTCGAGCACCGTCGCCATGTCGATGCTCTGGCTTGGCTGCGAGGGCGGAAAGACGGTGAAGAAGATCGCGATGACCGCGACCAAGATGAGGAGATAGATGAAGCTGTTGCGGAGCCACCGAGAATCCATGCTGCTCTTTCCCGACGCCGGCCTCGGCCGACCAGGCCAGCAAGGAGAGTATATCAAAGGGGTTCCGGCATTCCGCCATCGTCGCTCACAAGGCGCAACTCGGCGACGAACGGGAGATTGCGGTAGTTCTCGGCGTAGTCGAGCCCGTAGCCGACCACAAACCGGTTCGGGATGAGAAAACCAGTGTAGTCGAGCGCGACGTCCGCGCGGCGCGGCGCCTGTTTGTCGAGGAGCGCGCACACCCGCAGGCTCGCCGGGCTCCGTGCTTGAAGATAGTCAAGAATGTAGCGCAGGGTGAGCCCGCTATCGACGATATCTTCAACGACGAGGACGTCTTTCCCTTCGATGCTCTCGTCAAGATCTTTGAGAATGCGAACGATCCCGCTCGTCTCAGTGCTCGGGCCGTAGCTGCTGATCGCCATGAAGTCCATGGTCACCGGCAGCTCGATCGCGCGGGCAAGGTCAACGAGGAACATCGCCGCGCCTTTCAGGACCCCAACAAGAACCACCTCGCGCCCGGCATAGTCACGGGTGATCGCTGCGCCCAGTTCGCGGACGCGGCGCTGGATAGCCTCCTCAGTTAGGATCGTCTCGCCCAGCTCTGCTCTGGCCATCGCCTTCCCCGGCGCTAGACTGTAGCAGAGAGCTGGCTCCAGCGTCGCGCCGCGCCTCGATCCACGTCGCCGGCGCGCCCTCCATCACCGCCTCCTCGGCGCTGACCCGGCTGCCGACAAGCCACACGATCCGCTCTTCCGCGGTTACCACGGGCAGGAAATCGCGCTCGTCGCGCGGCGTCTTCCGATTCACGAGTTCGTCCTGGACCTTCACCGTTCCCGCGCCGCCAAGCGGACGAAAGCGGTCGCCGGGGCGGCGAGCGCGGATGAGGAACGGCCCCGCGCTGCGCACCCAGACACTGAGGGGACCGCTTGTGCGGCGGACATCGGTGGCGATGCGGCGGTCGGCGCGCAGCTCCCAGGGGCCGAAACGCGCCGTCCCGGGAACGGTTAGGAGAACGGCAGGCGGCGGTGCCGGCGCGCGCCGCCGCCGTAGTTCGAGAAGGGGGCCGGTAATAACAGCCTCGAGGTCGCGAGGGAGGTGGAGGCGGCGCGGCGCGCCAGCGCGCGCGGCGTCGAGCACGCGCGCGACGTGCTCGAGCGTGAGCGGCGAAGGCGGGCCGGTCAGCTGCTCGGCGGCGCGCCGGATCGCCTCGCTCGCCAGCGCGGCCGGCCAGCGCGTGAGCGGATCGACGCGCAGTGAGTGCTCGCTCGGGCCGGCTACCTCGCTCCAGCGGCGCTCGACCTCGCTCCGGATGAAGGCATGCTGGTCGCGCAGCAGCGCCATTGTTGCGGTGAGGCGCTCGCGCAGACGCGGGTTCTCGCGAAGGAGTGCCGGCAGGAAGCGCCGCCGCAGGCGATTTCGGAGAAAGCGGTCAGAGACGTTCGAGGTGTCGAGACGGGGCTCGATCCCCTGCGCGCGGCAGTAGGCGAGAGTGGCATCGCGGGGGACGTCGAGCAGAGGGCGGACGATCGGAAGGTCGTCGCCAGTCAGCTGCGTGAGGGAGGCGCGCGGCGCCATTCCCCCGAGGCCGGCAGGACCGGCACCGCGGAGGAGGCGAAGGAAGAGGGTCTCGATCTGGTCGTCGGCAGTGTGACCGACTGCGATCGCGGCGGCGCCGACGGCACGGGCGGTTCGGGCGAGAAAAGCGTAGCGCTCCGCTCGAGCCCGTTCCTCGAGGTTGCCGCGCTCAAAGCGCGTGGGGTCGGCGCGCTCAACATGGAGCGGAATGCCGCGAGCGCTCGCAATTGCGCGCACCGCCGCTTCGTCGTCGTCAGACTCCTCGCCGCGCAGGCGGTGGTTGAGGTGAGCGGCGACGACGGGCAGCGCGGCGGCGTGGAGCGCGAGGAGCAGGGCGACCGAGTCTGGGCCGCCCGAGACGCCGACGACGACCCGCTGGTCGCGTGCAAGCAGCCCGCTCGCAAGGGCGTGCTGGACTGCCGCCGTGACCGGGTCCGTCATCGGTGAGGACGGAAACTGCTGACGCACGTGGTGGCGGGGGTAGGATTCGAACCTACGACCTCCGGGTTATGAGCCCGACGAGCTGCCACTGCTCTACCCCGCGGTACACGCATAGTATACCAAGTCGGGCACTCCGCTTCAATGCTTCACCCCGCTTTCCGGTTTGCCGGTGGCTCCCCGCAGTAGAATTAGAAATGAATGCTCGCGCGGCGAGCAAAGAGCATGGCTATGATATGAACGGAACTGCGTCGACCAACAACACGTCGCCCCGCCGCGACCCGCCGCCGACGATGGGGTCGTTCACCATCGGCCGGGTGTTCGGCATTCCGATCCGGATCCATTTCACCTTCTTCTTACTCCTCGCATTTTTAGGCTGGCTGGAAGCGCAGCAAAGCGGCAATGTCTTCCTCGAGCTGGCGTTCATTGTCTCACTGTTCGGCTGCGTTCTGCTGCACGAACTGGGGCACGCCTTGACCGCGCGCGCCTACGGCATCCGCACGGTTGACATCACGCTCTATCCGATCGGGGGCATTGCGCGGCTGAGCAGCATGGGGAAGCCGAACCAGGAGTTCTGGATCGCCCTTGCCGGACCGATGGTCAATGTCGCGATCGCCGCGGTCTTGTGGGGAGGCATGGTGGTGGTGGTCGGGCGTCCGCCAGCGCTCGGCCCCTTCTTCACCGAAGATTTCGTCCAGCGCGTCTTCATCGCGAATGTCTTGCTGGCCGCCTTCAACCTGCTGCCGGCATTTCCGATGGATGGGGGGCGCATCCTTCGCGCGCTTCTTGCGCAACGGCTGGGAATTGCCCGAGGAACGCGGATCGCGGCGACGGTCGGCCAGATGTTCGCGGTCGTCTTCGGCATCGTCGGGCTCTTTTCGCTCAATCTGTTCCTCGTGCTCATCGCGTTCTTCCTCTTCATTGGCGCATCAGGCGAAGCGGTGATGGCCCAAACTCAGGATGTGCTCGCAGGCGCGCGGGTGCGGGATGCGATGATCACGCGCTTCGACACGCTCCGCCACGGCCAAGTCTTGGGCGATGCCGCCGAACTGTTGATCTCCGGCACCCAGCAGGACTTTCCGGTCGTCTTTGGGGATCAAGTGCTCGGCGTGCTGCCGCGTGACCGGTTGCTGGCGGCTCTCGCGCGCGGAGGACGCGACACTTATGTCTCCGAGGCGATGGTGCGCGATTTCGTGCGTGTTACGCCGAATGATGACCTCGCCGTCGCTCTCGAGCATTTTGCTTCGAGCCGCATTCCCCTCTTGGTCTTCGACGATGGCCACCTCGTCGGCATGCTCACCCCGGAAAACGTCAGCGAGTTTGTCATGATCCGTCAATCGCTGGCGCAGGCAAGCCTCATGAGCCGAATGTGAAATGCGCTCAGTACTCGGTATAAATAGCGGGACACTCGTGGTACACTACACCTGATTCCCTCACGCGGCTACTGCGCGCTCGCGCCTGTCGAAGGAGAAAACGGGAGTTGGGGACAATGCCCTGGTCTAGCCGGCGCCGCTCAAACGACCGTGGCAGCGGCATGGTGCTCGTACATCCCGACGTCATCCGCGAATGGGTGGAAGCGCATGGCGGCAAACCGGGCCATCTTGCCAACACCTATGTCGGCGATGAGGTCGGCATTCTTCGTATTTGGTTCCCCGGCCACACGTTCGCTCGCTTTGTCCCGCTCACCTGGGATCGCTTTCTGAAGAAGCTTCAGGAGAAAAATCTCGCGCTCTACTGCGAGGAGGATCCGCGAACGGGGCGGCCCTACACGCGGATCGTTCCTGCGCCCCAACTGCGCTAGACGACCCCGCTCTTAGCGGAACGTCGCCACCGACGGCCAGAAGGGCACGGCGTCGACCAGCCGGAGGCCGGGGATCCAGCCAAGGAGCGCGCCGGCGACCACGAGCGCAATGACGAGCAGCACCGCCAGCGCGGCGGCAGCGACGAAAGAGCAGCCGCGGATCACAAGGGTGCGCCCCGACGGCGCGGCAGCGCGCTCGGCTGCCGTCGTCATCGGACGGGGAGAGGGATCGTCGCGCGCGCGCGCAGCAAGGCGGAGCGTCTGCCGCCCCGTCGGCTCAAGCGCGTCCCCGTTCGCCGATGCGCCAGCGGGAGCGATCTCCTCGATCCGCGCCACGATGACGCTGATGTTGTCGGAGCCGCCAGCATCGTTGGCGAGGGCGATCAAGTCCGCCACCGCCGCTTTCGGGTCCGCTTGCTGGAGAAGTGTCGCGCGCATCGCCTCCTCGCTTACCTTGCCCGACAGTCCGTCGGAGCAGAGCATGAGAATGTCGCCAAGGAGGGCGCGTTCCTGTCGGACCTCGACTTGGACCGTGGGCCCGTGGCCGAGAGCGCGGGTGATCACGTTAGCCATCGGGTGGTGATCTGCCTCGGCGGCGGGGAGGACCCCCTTCTCCACCCATTCCTCGACAAGGCTGTGGTCGCGGGTGAGGCGGGTGAGCACCCCGTTGCGCAGCAGGTAGGCGCGGCTATCCCCGACGTGGGCAACTGTCAACTCATCGCCCCGCAGGACGACAGCAACACAGGTGGTGCCCATGCCGCGCTGCTCCGGGCGCTCCGCTGCCTGCTGGAAGATTTTTTGGTTGGCGAGCGTCACCGCTTGGATCAGCGCTTCGGTCGGGTCATCTGCCGGGCTGTCGTAGTACCTCGTTAGGATCGTCTCCACCGCGAGCTGCGAAGCGACCTCGCCGGCAGCATGTCCTCCCATTCCGTCGCAGATAACGAGGAGGATCCCCTTGCGGTCGGCAACCTCGCCCGCATCTGGCACTCGGAGGCCGTAGTTGTCTTCGTTGTGGCTGCGAGTGCGACCGACGTCAGTCGCTGCGCCGACCCGGATACGGGTGCGGCCCATCCCTTTCCTCCTCGGGATCGCGGCCGAGCGCGCCTTATCGCCGTCGGAGCGCGACCTAGGTGGGGACAGTGCTGCCCAATTGTACCACCCCCCTCGCCCGGAGCCGGCGCTATGCTACACTGCCGTGGCGAGCTACGACACGCTCCGAGACGCTCGCCCGCCAGGCCGCGCCTTCCACGAACCCAGCGGGGATCGACAATGAAGATCCATGAATTCCAAGCGAAATCGTTGTTGCGCGACTACGGTATTCCCGTCCCAAAGGGCGCGGTCGCAGATACCGTTCGCGAAGCCATCCAGATTGCCGACGACATCGGCTATCCGGTCGTTGTCAAAGCCCAGATCCACGCCGGCGGCCGGGGCAAAGGGGGAGGCATCAAACTCGCCGCCAATCGCGATGAACTTGAGGCGGCGGCGCGGTCGATCCTCGGCATGAAGCTGAAAACCCCCCAGACCCGCCCAGAAGGCCAGCATGTCCATCGCGTCCTGATTGAAGAAGCGATGTCCCCCGCGCGCGAACTCTATCTCGGCATCACGCTGGATCGGAAAGTCGGCCAAGTGGTCGTGATGGCGAGCGAGGCGGGCGGCATGGAGATCGAAGAGGTTGCCGCTGCGTCGCCTGAGAAGATCCTGCGCGCGCATGTCGACCCGACGATCGGCTTCCTCAGCTTCCAAGGGCGCGACCTCGGCTTTCGAATGGGGTTGCCGTGGGAGCAGGTGCGCCAAGTGGCGGATCTGATCGGCCGCTTGGTTCGGCTGTTCGAAGAGAAAGACTGTTCCCTCGCCGAGATCAATCCCCTCGTTGTCACCCACGACGGGCGGGTGCTGGCGCTCGACGCCAAGATCACCTTCGATGACAATGCGCTCTTCCGCCATCCAGAGATCCGCGCGATGCGCGATCTCGACGAGGAAGACCCGCTCGAGGTCAAGGCGTCGGAGACCGGCGTTGCTTATGTCAAACTCGACGGCTTTGTCGGCTGCATGGTCAACGGGGCCGGCCTCGCGATGGCGACGATGGACGTGATCAAGCTGGTGGGCGGCGCGCCCGCCAACTTTCTCGATGTTGGGGCGGCGAGCGCTGACCGGGTGGCGAGCGCTTTTCGCGTCATCCTCTCTGACCCGGACGTGAAATCGATCCTGGTCAACATTTTTGGCGGCATCGCCCGCGGCGATACTATCGCGACCGGGATCATCGAGGCGGTGCGCGAAGTCGGCCTCAACCTTCCCCTCGTTGTTCGGCTCGATGGCACCCGCGCCGAAGAAGGAAAGCGCATGCTCGCCGAGTCGGGGCTGCCGATCATTGTCGCGACCGACCTGCTCGATGGTGCTCGGAAAGCGGTCGAGGCGGCCCGCCGATGAGATCTACTGCTGAAGGAGACGGTTGTGGCGATCTTGCTTGACCGCACCTGTCGCCTCGTGGTCCAAGGGATTACCGGGCGCGAGGGCAGCTTTCATGCCCGCATCAGCCGCGAGTTCGGCACCAACGTCGTGGCCGGCGTCACCCCGGGCCGCGGCGGCGCCAACGTCGAGGGGGTTCCGGTTTTTAACACAGTGGAACAAGCAGTGCGCGAGACAGGCGCGAACACTAGCCTCGTCTCCGTGCCGGCAGCAGGGGTTGCCGACGCCATCGTAGAAGCGGCCGATGCGGGCATCTCTCTTATTGTCTGCATCGCTGATGGCGTGCCAACGCTCGACATGGTGAAGGTGAAACCGTACCTCGCCAAGCGAGGGGCGCGGCTGATTGGTCCAAATTGTCCCGGCGTCACCAGCCCCGGCGAGAAGGCGCGCGTCGGGATCATGCCGACCTATATGTTTCGCCCCGGCGGGGTCGGTGTCGTCTCGCGCAGCGGGACGCTCACCTACGAAGCAGTCGCTCTTCTGACTCACAACGGCCTTGGGCAATCCACGGCGGTCGGGATCGGGGGCGACCCGGTTAACGGGACGAATTTCATCGAAGTGCTCGCGATGTTCGAGGCCGACCCGGAGACGCAGGCGATCGTCCTTGTCGGGGAGATCGGCGGCACCGCCGAAGAGGATGCCGCTGCCTTCATCAAGGAGCATGTGACCAAGCCCGTGGTCGCTTTCATTGCCGGCCGGAGCGCTCCTCCCGGCCGGCGGATGGGGCACGCCGGCGCGATCATCAGCGGCGGCACCGGTACCGCGGAGAGCAAAGTGGCGGCGCTTGAGGCCGCCGGCGCCGTCGTTGTCGATACCCATGTCAAGCTGGGAGAGACGATGGCGCGGGTGCTGCGCGAGCGCGGGATCTCCGCCTAGTCCGGCGTCGATGAGGTTGCCCCGCCAGAAGCGAGGCGACCAGCCCGCCGGCGCATCAGTTCCCAAAAGTCGCTTTCCCAGGGCGACTGTCCGGGGGCCACGGGCAGCGCGCGGTATACCCCGAGCGCTGCGTAGGCGAATACGGCGAGGAGCAGCGCGATCTCGGGGACGGCGACGACGCGCATGATCGCATTGACCTGGGCGACCTGCTGATTGAACGCCTCGGTTCCGAACGGAGCGACAACGATCGTCAGGTTGAGCCAGAAGTTGAGCGCCGCCAGCGCCGCGTTCACGCCGGCGAACGCGACTGTTCCGGTCAGAAACCGGCGGAAAATCGGCGGCTGCCGGATCAAGTCGCGCAGCTCCTGCTCGTCGGCGCGTGTCGGAGGAGCCAAGCCTTGGATGAGGAAATACTGCAAGAGCGGCCTGCCGACTGCGGCTGAGCCGCCAAACAGCAGCGCGCTCAGCGCGATGCCGACCGTGTCCTTAATCGCGAAGAGGAGCCCATCGACAAACCAGAAGGCGAGGGCGCCACGGACGACCGCCGACAAGCCGGTGTAGCTCGTGATGAAGTTGAACCGTTTGGTGAGAAAAATGAGGTCGGCGATCACCCAGCCGACCGGGATCAGCGCCGAGACGACATAGGCAACCGGCGGCGTGAGCGGGCCGGACAGCCACTGCAGGACGGCAATCGGAAGAACTGCCCCCATCAGCACGTCGAGCAGCAGTTTGAACGAGCGCATCGCCCGGTATGCTACCGCTTCGGCGGGCGGTTGGGCAGCATCAGCAGGCGCGGCGCGGAGCGCTGCGCGCGAACGGAGGAACGGCCGGCTGCGCTATGCGCCCGTAGGAAGGCGCTGCGATCATGCGCCGCTGCCCGCTGAGTGCAGCCGCGTTCTGGAAGCAGCAGGGTTGCTGCTTGCGGGTCCGCTTTGTGCCCTGAACTCGCCGCAGGAGCGCGCCGGACGCAGCCGCGCGTTTTGGCGGCGTTCGGCGCCAGCCTCCGCGCCTCACGGCTGCGGCATCGGAGGCGCCGCACGGGGTGAACGGGCGCGCGTTTTAGACGCGGGGGCCGGCGTTGCGCACCTCGTCCGTCGTCCCGGCGGCATATTTTTGAAAGTTTTCCACAAACATCCGGGCGAGCTTGCGGGCTTGCGCGTCGTA
It encodes:
- a CDS encoding Stp1/IreP family PP2C-type Ser/Thr phosphatase, producing the protein MGRTRIRVGAATDVGRTRSHNEDNYGLRVPDAGEVADRKGILLVICDGMGGHAAGEVASQLAVETILTRYYDSPADDPTEALIQAVTLANQKIFQQAAERPEQRGMGTTCVAVVLRGDELTVAHVGDSRAYLLRNGVLTRLTRDHSLVEEWVEKGVLPAAEADHHPMANVITRALGHGPTVQVEVRQERALLGDILMLCSDGLSGKVSEEAMRATLLQQADPKAAVADLIALANDAGGSDNISVIVARIEEIAPAGASANGDALEPTGRQTLRLAARARDDPSPRPMTTAAERAAAPSGRTLVIRGCSFVAAAALAVLLVIALVVAGALLGWIPGLRLVDAVPFWPSVATFR
- the sucC gene encoding ADP-forming succinate--CoA ligase subunit beta, producing MKIHEFQAKSLLRDYGIPVPKGAVADTVREAIQIADDIGYPVVVKAQIHAGGRGKGGGIKLAANRDELEAAARSILGMKLKTPQTRPEGQHVHRVLIEEAMSPARELYLGITLDRKVGQVVVMASEAGGMEIEEVAAASPEKILRAHVDPTIGFLSFQGRDLGFRMGLPWEQVRQVADLIGRLVRLFEEKDCSLAEINPLVVTHDGRVLALDAKITFDDNALFRHPEIRAMRDLDEEDPLEVKASETGVAYVKLDGFVGCMVNGAGLAMATMDVIKLVGGAPANFLDVGAASADRVASAFRVILSDPDVKSILVNIFGGIARGDTIATGIIEAVREVGLNLPLVVRLDGTRAEEGKRMLAESGLPIIVATDLLDGARKAVEAARR
- the hpt gene encoding hypoxanthine phosphoribosyltransferase encodes the protein MARAELGETILTEEAIQRRVRELGAAITRDYAGREVVLVGVLKGAAMFLVDLARAIELPVTMDFMAISSYGPSTETSGIVRILKDLDESIEGKDVLVVEDIVDSGLTLRYILDYLQARSPASLRVCALLDKQAPRRADVALDYTGFLIPNRFVVGYGLDYAENYRNLPFVAELRLVSDDGGMPEPL
- a CDS encoding site-2 protease family protein, whose translation is MNGTASTNNTSPRRDPPPTMGSFTIGRVFGIPIRIHFTFFLLLAFLGWLEAQQSGNVFLELAFIVSLFGCVLLHELGHALTARAYGIRTVDITLYPIGGIARLSSMGKPNQEFWIALAGPMVNVAIAAVLWGGMVVVVGRPPALGPFFTEDFVQRVFIANVLLAAFNLLPAFPMDGGRILRALLAQRLGIARGTRIAATVGQMFAVVFGIVGLFSLNLFLVLIAFFLFIGASGEAVMAQTQDVLAGARVRDAMITRFDTLRHGQVLGDAAELLISGTQQDFPVVFGDQVLGVLPRDRLLAALARGGRDTYVSEAMVRDFVRVTPNDDLAVALEHFASSRIPLLVFDDGHLVGMLTPENVSEFVMIRQSLAQASLMSRM
- the tilS gene encoding tRNA lysidine(34) synthetase TilS, producing the protein MTDPVTAAVQHALASGLLARDQRVVVGVSGGPDSVALLLALHAAALPVVAAHLNHRLRGEESDDDEAAVRAIASARGIPLHVERADPTRFERGNLEERARAERYAFLARTARAVGAAAIAVGHTADDQIETLFLRLLRGAGPAGLGGMAPRASLTQLTGDDLPIVRPLLDVPRDATLAYCRAQGIEPRLDTSNVSDRFLRNRLRRRFLPALLRENPRLRERLTATMALLRDQHAFIRSEVERRWSEVAGPSEHSLRVDPLTRWPAALASEAIRRAAEQLTGPPSPLTLEHVARVLDAARAGAPRRLHLPRDLEAVITGPLLELRRRRAPAPPPAVLLTVPGTARFGPWELRADRRIATDVRRTSGPLSVWVRSAGPFLIRARRPGDRFRPLGGAGTVKVQDELVNRKTPRDERDFLPVVTAEERIVWLVGSRVSAEEAVMEGAPATWIEARRDAGASSLLQSSAGEGDGQSRAGRDDPN
- the sucD gene encoding succinate--CoA ligase subunit alpha produces the protein MAILLDRTCRLVVQGITGREGSFHARISREFGTNVVAGVTPGRGGANVEGVPVFNTVEQAVRETGANTSLVSVPAAGVADAIVEAADAGISLIVCIADGVPTLDMVKVKPYLAKRGARLIGPNCPGVTSPGEKARVGIMPTYMFRPGGVGVVSRSGTLTYEAVALLTHNGLGQSTAVGIGGDPVNGTNFIEVLAMFEADPETQAIVLVGEIGGTAEEDAAAFIKEHVTKPVVAFIAGRSAPPGRRMGHAGAIISGGTGTAESKVAALEAAGAVVVDTHVKLGETMARVLRERGISA